Genomic segment of Ewingella sp. CoE-038-23:
GGCCGCGCTGACCAGGCTTTTTAACAGGCTGTCTTTGTCGCCCAGCGCCTTGTTTAAGTCGGTGGCGGTGTTAATTGCCTGCGTTTTCCCGACGTTGGTATCGCCATAGCCGACAAACAAAACGACGCGCTCGACGTCTTTCGTGGTGCCGTTGTAGCGGTTAATCTGACTGACGTTAACGAGTGGCCATGTCATGGGTTTACCCTCTGATGTCCTGCGCGTTGACGTCCCAGCCGAAGCCGATCGCCTGCATTTGCCGCGCAAGTATTTTGTTAAATTCCTCGTTGCTCACCCCTAAAAACACGCGTCCCGGTAAGTCGATTGTCCAGGTGCGTTTCGTCGGTGTGCCCCGCAATTTTTTAATCAGTAGTCCCGCCTGGGCCATGCTCAGGGTTTCCATGATTTTTTTGCTCGATGGTTTTACCCACTTTTTGCCGTGGCGCATTTTGTAGCCCAGGGCGCGAAGCTTTTTAGCCTGGCGAGGCAGGGCGGGCCGGTTGGCCTGCGCCTTGCGGGGTGCGCCGCTGGCATTCATTTTGATGTTGGCGCCGTCCTGCTGCGCAGCCCCGACCAGACCCGCCGCGATGGGCTTGGTGCCGTTGCGGTAGTTGCCGCCTTTCAGGTAGATGCGCACCCCCTGAATTTCTGGCATTTCCCGCACGGCCAGCAGCTTGGGCAAGCCTTTCAGCATCTTGCCTTTGCCCCGCTTGCGCGGTGCCCATGGCGTGCCGTCTGGCGCGGTCTGGTTTCGCTGGTTCCGTTTGGCCGCCACGATGATGCCCAGTTTGGCAATACGCCATAACAGGCGCTGGCGCTGTTTGGGCTTCAACTCAGCGGCGGCAAGCGCTGCCCGCATCTGCTTAAGCTGCGTTTGGTTCAGGTTGCCGCGTATCACGACTTACCACCGTGTTGGGTAATGAATTCGGCTTCCGTCGCCGTCCAGATTTCAGGGTCAACCAATGACCAGCGCTTACCCTGTGCCGGAACGTCGCCGCTCTCGTCTTCTCTCAGGATGATCGGGTCTGCCATTGGCACCACGATTTGCAGGATGCAATAGCCTTCGTCGTCAAACTCCGGGTCGACGGTCGGGTCGGGTAGCTGCAACTTGTCGTGAAACTCGTTGGCGTGCTCACTGACCCACGTCAGCACCAGGGCATAAACCAGACCGGGCGAACAGACGCGAAACGGAAAACGGTCCCATGACAGCGTGGCGTCGTAACGCAGCACGCCGATGCGCTTCTGGTTATTTCCCAGCGCCTGGCCGCTGCGCATGAGTTCGCAGTTGTCCTGACTGCTTTCGAACATCTGCATGACGTCGGGCGGCAGGTTGGCAGTGATAAACGCGGTTAGGCTCTCTATCTGGCTCATATTAGATGCACCCCGACGCGCGGCAGTTTCAGCATGTTGCGCATGACGAAAGCGGCCTCGGCCAGCAGGCCCGCGCGGGTTTCGCTGCTCTCCTGGCCCGGATGCGACTCACGGCGGCCAATGGTGGCAAACTCGCCCAGCAAATCGGCTTTTGCCCTGGCGTATACGGCTTTTTTGTACTGGGCAGTCAGCTGGTTTTCGTCACCCATCTTGGCCCCCGGCACGTCTTTGGCCTGGTCAAAGCCCTTACCCGTCCAGTGGCTGACCACGTCGGCGAGGTTGTCGTTTACCTCGGCAATCGCTGCCAGCACCGCAAGACCTGCGGTTTCCGGTGGCAGGTCAGCGGGCAGGGTGCGGGACTTTTGAAACTCGCCAAGATTCAAATCCGGCCAGAAGGTCACGCCGTTGGTGATCGCGTCAGACTGGTAGTTCACCGGCTTGCCGCTGATGCTGAAACTTGGGCCACTCATGGGGCTATCCTTCTGTTGCATGTGAGAAGCGGGCTAACGGTTTCCACGGCCAAAAGCCTTACGGGCTTATGCCTCCACCGCGCCCGCCCCGGCTTGCGGTAGTCTTTACTCGGCTGTGAGGCCATTAATACGGGCGCGAATTTTCGCCCGCATGGTCTTTACACCCGCGTTTTTGTTGTACTTTTCGGCCTGCGCCAGCAGTTCGTCGGCCTTTTCCAGCGTGTCGACATCTTCCACCGCCGTGGCGCGGGGGTCGCCGTTGTGGTCGCGCAGCAGGTAAAGCCCCGCAAACTTGAACCACTTGGCGTTGATGTCTTCATGCAGTCGCCATTTGTCGCGGATGTTGTTAAACGTCCGGCTGAAAAACGGTTCGATGCTGTGACCGCTGGCGGCCTCGACCGTCGCCCACTCCAGCACGGTGTCGGCAATGAATGCGGGCATCGTGCTTTTGAAGTTGTCCGGCATGTCTTGGCCTTCGCCGATAGCGATATCAGCCCAGTCGAGCGCCTTTTCGATTTCCCCCGTGTCGAGCAGCCAAATCACGCAGTACACCAGGGCCGGATTTGCGTAACGCTTATCACCGGCGATGTACGCTTCCACGGTCGGCAACCAGCGCGGCAACAGTTCGTCGCGTTTCATCTCGACGCGGTCTTCTGTGCGCGGCAGGCTGCGCAGGTGCGCGACATCGCTTTCCAGTTCCAGTTTTTGCAAATGGAAACTCACCGGTGATGAAGTGAGCGCCTCGCGCTTGTCCAGCGTTTCGGCGGCCTTGATGCGTGCGCGGTGGCGCTGACACGGGGACATAGCCATCGTTATGCGTCTCCGTCTGGTTCGGTGGTGCCGGTCGCTAACGTCAGCTTGTCGTAAGCGGCATACAGTTCGTCATGCTCGACGGCGTAACCTTCCATGCGCAGATAGCTGTTTTCAAAGCGCTTGCGGTCATCATTCCATTCGGCCTTACGCTTACGGGTGCCTGCCTGGGTATAGATGTGCAGGTTGTCCAGCGTGGTGACGATCAAACGACCTTCCGGCATAAACGGCGGCGTGTAAGCCGTTCGGCCCGCAATCTGACGGTTGATTAGCTGCGCGGCCACTTTCTCAGTCGGACGGTCAACCATGTTCATCATGGTGGTGGCGTCAGCGCCGATAAGGTCAGCGGAGACCAGAACAACCAGGCGCGGGTCATTGCGGAACGGCTCATAGATGCTGGTATGCACCAAGTCGGTGACCGCTGCGTCAAGGCCCATAAAATCGGCACCGGCACCGCCGATGGTGATATCACCGGTAATAACCTGTGCAGGCGTGCGCGTTTTAACAATCTGGTGCCAACCGATGTTGACGTCCTCACCGTTCGGATTGGTCTCCGGGTCGGTGTCGTCGGCGGCGCTGGTACCGTTGAAGGCGACGCGCAGCATGTCGAGGGCAAACGACTCATTGCTGAATGCCTGAATGCGCTGGAAGAATTCTTCCTCGCTGCCTGAGTTGGCCCAGATAACCAGCAGGGAATACGGCAGGTAAGAGCCTGAATCCGTCTCAACCAGCTTGTACTCGTTACCGTCAACGCCCATCGGACGGGTGAAGCGGCCCTCTTTTTTACGGCCGGTATAGATGCCCGGCTTGCCGGTGCTGACAACCTGACCGTTGACCTGGTCGACGTCCATCACGTTGACCAACTGCAAGAACTCGGACTGTTGCAGCAGCGCATCGCGTAGCTGCGTTTCTTTCGGCGGCGTCAGCGAGAAATAGCGCGAGGTGTCCTGCTGGCCGTTGGCCTTTGCCAGACCTGCGGCATATTTTCGGATTAACGCCTCGGCTTTGGGTGTTAAACGCATAGTGTATGTTTCCTAAAAAAGTGAGCGGATAAGTCCCGGCGTTGGCCTAGGTAAATTCAAACGGCTGTTTGCTACCGCCTGGCGCACGGTTAGGGCGCTGCGTGCCGTTGCTTTCTTGTGCCGACAGCTTGGTCATAACGTCCGATAACTGGGCTGAAAGCTTGGTTAGCTCGGCTTGCTTACCGTCTTTTGGGCCTTTTTTA
This window contains:
- a CDS encoding phage tail protein: MSQIESLTAFITANLPPDVMQMFESSQDNCELMRSGQALGNNQKRIGVLRYDATLSWDRFPFRVCSPGLVYALVLTWVSEHANEFHDKLQLPDPTVDPEFDDEGYCILQIVVPMADPIILREDESGDVPAQGKRWSLVDPEIWTATEAEFITQHGGKS
- a CDS encoding head completion/stabilization protein, which produces MSGPSFSISGKPVNYQSDAITNGVTFWPDLNLGEFQKSRTLPADLPPETAGLAVLAAIAEVNDNLADVVSHWTGKGFDQAKDVPGAKMGDENQLTAQYKKAVYARAKADLLGEFATIGRRESHPGQESSETRAGLLAEAAFVMRNMLKLPRVGVHLI
- the gpM gene encoding phage terminase small subunit codes for the protein MAMSPCQRHRARIKAAETLDKREALTSSPVSFHLQKLELESDVAHLRSLPRTEDRVEMKRDELLPRWLPTVEAYIAGDKRYANPALVYCVIWLLDTGEIEKALDWADIAIGEGQDMPDNFKSTMPAFIADTVLEWATVEAASGHSIEPFFSRTFNNIRDKWRLHEDINAKWFKFAGLYLLRDHNGDPRATAVEDVDTLEKADELLAQAEKYNKNAGVKTMRAKIRARINGLTAE
- a CDS encoding phage major capsid protein, P2 family; the encoded protein is MRLTPKAEALIRKYAAGLAKANGQQDTSRYFSLTPPKETQLRDALLQQSEFLQLVNVMDVDQVNGQVVSTGKPGIYTGRKKEGRFTRPMGVDGNEYKLVETDSGSYLPYSLLVIWANSGSEEEFFQRIQAFSNESFALDMLRVAFNGTSAADDTDPETNPNGEDVNIGWHQIVKTRTPAQVITGDITIGGAGADFMGLDAAVTDLVHTSIYEPFRNDPRLVVLVSADLIGADATTMMNMVDRPTEKVAAQLINRQIAGRTAYTPPFMPEGRLIVTTLDNLHIYTQAGTRKRKAEWNDDRKRFENSYLRMEGYAVEHDELYAAYDKLTLATGTTEPDGDA